The genomic interval CGCCGTCACCTTGAACGACTGGCCCGACACGCTGAACGACGCCGCGAGGGCGCCCTGCGCCAGGCTGATGCCCACCGCCGCCGTGGCGGCCACGCTGGGCACCATGACCACGGCGAACCGCTTCCATCTGGTCCCGCCACGCACCTGGGACTCCATATTTCCTCCTTCTCGGACGTACATCTCCTGTCCTGGCTCACCGCCTTGACCGGCGGCCGAGTCGGGCAGGGATGGGAGAAGTGCTACGTCCTCGGGAAGGGGAGCGCCCGCATTCCGCGGCGCGGGTGACGCGCCCGGATTCGCCGGCGACCACCCCCGAGCGACAACCACTGGTCGCGCCTGACACGCATCACGCACAACCCTGCTGGACAGGCTTCGCCGGATGGACGAAGACCCCCCTGTCCAAGGAGCGACGTCACTGCCGACGCTCCTGCTCGGTGGGGACCCAGGGGTTCCCGCGGCCCGACCGGCTGTCGGGTGTACGGGCAAGGGACCGAGCGTCGCCGATCGTGGTGCATTCTCGCCGCCCGCACAAGGGGGTTCGTTACTGGCTAGTAACGGCCAGGTCACCGCGACGCGACCCGCCGGGCCCGATCGGCGACGCTGGGTGCACCGGCGGGAGTGGACAAAACCATTGATCCGCGAACGAAACCCGACAGGTCAACCCCTGCGGCTTACTCGCAGTAACAGCGGCCGCGCTTGCCAAGATTTGGCAAAGCGCGGCCGCTTCAGCCTCTGCCGGCGAGGCGGCACCTCGGGTCCCGTTCGTCGCCATAACGGGCGAAAGAGGCGACAACGGGCATCCGGGTGCGGGTGGTTCAGAACAGGGCGCGGGCCAGGGCCCGGCGCGCGGTCACCACGCTGGGGTGGTCGGCGCCCACCACGTCGAACAGCTCCAGCAGCCGCACGCGTACGGCCTCGCGCTCGTCACCCGCCGTGCGGGCCACCGTGTCGACCAGCCGGCCGAAGGCGTCGGCGACGTGGCCGCCCGCCATGTCCAGGTCGGCGGCGGCGATCTGGGCCTGCGCGTCGCCCGGCTTCTCGGCGGCGTCCTTGCGCACCTGCTGCGGGTCCATGTCCCGCACCCGGCGCAGCAGTTCGGCCTGGGCGAGCCCCAGCGTGGCCTCGGGGTTGGCCGGGTCCTCGGCGAGCACGTTCTTGTAGGCCTGCACCGCGCCGTCCAGGTCGTCGGCGTCCAGCGCGCGGGCGGCGGCCTCGAGGAGGGAGTCGTAGGGGCCGGCGGGGACCTCGTCGGCCGCCGCGCCGCCGCCCGGCTCGGCCTCGGGGTCGACGGTCAGCCCGGTCAGGCCGAAGCGCTGCTCGGCGACCTGTACGAGCTGGTCCAGGGTCTGGCGGATCTGCGCCTCGCCCGCGGCGCCCTGGAAGAGCGGCAGGGCCTGGCCGGCCACCACCGCGAAGACGGCGGGGATGCCCTGGATGCCGAACTGCTGCATCAGCATCTGGTTGGCGTCGACGTCGATCTTGGCGAGGAGGAAACGGCCGTTGTACTCGACGGCGAGCCGCTCCAGGACGGGGCTCAGCTGCTTGCAGGGCTCGCACCACTCGGCCCAGAAGTCGATGACGACCGGGACCTCGGTGGAGCGCTGCAGGACGTCGCTCTCGAATCCGGCCTCGTCGACGTCGATGACGAGATCGGCGGGCGAGACGGCGCCCGTGCCGCCCCTCCGGGCCGCTTCGGCGCGCGCCTGCTCCGCCTTCGCCTTGGCCTCCTGGGCCGCCTTCACCGCGGCGAGGTCGACGACTCCGCTCATGGACATGTTCCGTGGCTGCATGCGCCTATCCTCCCCCGTACTCCGCGTGAGTGTGAAAAGCCCCCGGGAAACCCAGGCGTACGTGTGGTGCGGGTGCGCCGGGTCCCCACCCGGCGCGGTGGTCGTCGCTCGGGCACGCCGGTCACGCGTGCTTTCGCTACGGGTCGTAGCGTAATGCCGGCCGGGGTCCGCTGAACAGGGTGCTCCGGTGATCTCCCTCACGCACCGACGTACGGGGTCCGCCGTTATCGTCGTGCCATGCAGAGCCGCACCCCAGCCGGTCGCACCGGGCGTCCGCGCAGCGTCGCGGCCGACGCCGCGATCCTCGCCGCGACCCGGCAGGCGCTGGTGGACCTGGGGTGGTCCAAGCTCACGCTCTCGGACGTCGCGGTGCGCGCGGGGGTGGCCAAGACGACGTTGTACCGGCGCTGGGCGGGCAAGAACGAACTCGTCGTGGACGCCGTCGCGGAGCTCTTCGACGAACTGACCCTGCCCGACCGCGGCTCGCTGGCCGCCGACATCGAGGGCGTGGTGCTCCAGTTCGCCGCGATCCTGGCCCGTCCGGAGGCGCGCAGCGGGCTGATGGCGGTGGTCGCCGAGGCCACCCGTGACGAGGCGCTGCGCGAGCGCATCCGCGCCTCGATCGTGGACCGCCAGAAGCGGCTGGTGACCGCGGGCCGCGCCCGCGCCCAGGAGCGCGGCGAGCTGCCGCCGGAGTCCGACGCGGTCCGCTCCGCCCGCACGGCCGACCTGATCTTCGACATGGTGGCGGGGTCGGTGGTGCACCGTACCCTGGTCAGCAACCAGCCGGCCGACGAGGAGTGGGTGCGCGGGCTGACCCGGGTGCTGCTGTCGGGGCTGGCGGCGGCGCACGCCGAACTCCCGCGGACGCCGGACGCGCGGACCGCCCGCTTCCCGTAGGGGCCGCCCCAGGCCGGGACAGGGGCGCACGGAGCCCGGGACGGCCGCCCGCGGACCGCGCGTACGCCTCCGCCCCGGCAGGCGGGGTGCCCGCCGGGGCGGAGACGCGTCGTCCAGGGCGGGTCAGAACCCGGCGGGCTCCGTGTAGACGCCCCACTCGTCGCGCAGGACGTCGCAGATCTCGCCCAGCGTCGCCTCGGCGCGTACGGCGTCGAGCATCGGCTCGATCATGTTGGCGCCGGAGCGGGCCGCCTCGACCATGGCGTCGAGCGCGCCGCGCACCTTCGCGTCGTCGCGTCCGGCCTTGCGCTCGCCCAGCAGCCGGACCTGCTCGCGCTCCACCTCGTGGCTGACCCGCAGGATCTCCAGGTCACCGGTGACGGAGCCGGTGTGGACGTTGACGCCGACGACCTTCTTGTCGCCCTTCTCCAGCGACTGCTGGTAGCGGAAGGCCGACTCGGCGATCTCGCCGGTGAACCAGCCGTCCTCGATGCCGCGCAGGATGCCGGAGGTGATCGGCCCGATGGGGTGCTCGCCGTCCGGGTGGGCCCGCAGGCCCCGCTCCTTGATCTGCTCGAAGATCTTCTCCGCGTCCGCCTCGATGCGGTCGGTGAGCTGCTCGACGTACCAGGAACCGCCCAGCGGGTCGGCGACGTTGGCGACGCCGGTCTCCTCCATCAGCACCTGCTGGGTGCGCAGGGCGATCTCGGCGGCCTGCTCGCTGGGGAGCGCGAGGGTCTCGTCGAGGGCGTTGGTGTGGAGGGAGTTCGTCCCGCCGAGCACCGCCGCGAGCGCCTCGACGGCGGTCCGCACCACGTTGTTGTACGGCTGCTGCGCGGTGAGCGAGACCCCGGCGGTCTGGGTGTGGAACCGCAGCCACTGCGCCTTCTCGCTCCTCGCGCCGTAGACGTCCCGCATCCAGCGCGCCCAGATGCGGCGCGCGGCGCGGAACTTGGCGATCTCCTCGAAGAAGTCGACGTGCGCGTCGAAGAAGAAGGACAGGCCCGGCGCGAAGACGTCGACGTCCAGTCCGCGGCTGAGCCCCAGCTCGACGTACCCGAAACCGTCGGCGAGCGTGTACGCCAGCTCCTGCGCGGCGGTCGCCCCGGCCTCGCGGATGTGGTAGCCGGAGACCGACAGCGGCTTGTACGCGGGGATGCGCGCGCTGGTGTACTCCATCAGGTCGCCGATGAGGCGCAGATGGGGCTCCGGCTGGAAGAGCCACTCCTTCTGCGCGATGTACTCCTTGAAGATGTCCGTCTGCAGCGTGCCGTTCAGCACGCCCGGGTCGACGCCCTGGCGCTCGGCGGCGACGAGGTACATGCAGAAGACGGGCACGGCGGGCCCGCTGATGGTCATCGACGTGGTGACGTCGCCGAGAGGGATGTCCTTGAACAGGACCTCCATGTCGGCCGCCGAGTCGATGGCCACCCCGCAGTGGCCGACCTCGCCCAGCGAGCGGGGGTCGTCGGAGTCGCGGCCCATGAGCGTCGGCATGTCGAAGGCGACGGACAGGCCGCCTCCGCCGTTGCCGAGGATCATCTTGTAGCGCTCGTTGGTCTGCTCGGCGTTCCCGAACCCGGCGAACTGCCGGATGGTCCACGTCCGCCCCCGGTAGCCGGTCGGGTACAGCCCGCGGGTGAACGGGTACTCCCCCGGCCAGCCGATCCGCTCGAACCCCTCGTAGCGGTCCCCGGGCCGCGGCCCGTACACCGGCTCCACGGGGTCGCCGGAGAGCGTGGTGAAATCCGCGTCGCGCTTGCGCGCGGCGTCGTACCGGGCCTGCCAGCGACGGCGGCCCTCCTCGATGGCGTCAGCGTCCATACCGTCGAATTTACTAGGACGTCCAAGTATCTGTCGATGGCAGACCGCCGCACGCTCGTCCGTACGGCGGTGCGACGCGGGGCGTCAGGCCCTGGCGGTCTCGGGGGTCCCGTCCTCGACGGAGGCCGCCAGCTCGCGGCTGATCCCGCGCTCGACGAAGAACGCGGCGGTGGGGACGGTGCCGGCGAGCAGCACCCAGAGCTGCTTCTTGACCGGCCACTTCGCCTTGGAACCGAGGTCGAAGGCGAAGATCAGGTAGACGACGTAGAGCCAGCCGTGAGCGATGCTGACCACCTGGGTGAAGTCGGCCGCGCCGCCCATGTCGAGCACGTACTTGCCGATCATGCCCAGCGTCAGCGCGACGAGGAGGACACCGGTGACGTAGGCCATGACCCGGTAGCGGGTCAGCACGCTCTTCTTCATGCCGTCGAGCCTAACGGGCCGCTCCCCGCGCTCCGGGGCCGGGTCGCGTGCCCCTCGTCACTCCCGCACGGCGGTGCACGAGCCCCGGGGTCACCCCTCCTGGAAGTCGCCCGCCGCCAGGCGGAGGGGGCGGAGGATGGCGAAGAGTTCGGCGCACTCCTCCGCGTCGTAGGCGCTCAGGCCGAAGTCCATCGCCATCAGGTCGCGGGTCGCCGACTCGACCACCTCACGGCCCTTGTCGGTGATGGACGCGAGCGTGCCGCGGCCGTCGTTGGGGTTGGGGCGCTTGGCCACCAGACCCGACCTGACCAGCCGGTCCACGGTGTTGGTCACCGAGGTCGGATGCACCATGAGCCGCTCGCCGATCTTGGACATCGGCAGCTCGCCGGACTTGGAGAAGGTCAGCAGGACCAGCGCCTCGTACCGTGCGAACGTGAGCCCGTAGGGCTTGACCACGGCGTCGACCTGGGCGAGCAGGATCTGGTGGGCCCGCATGATCGAGGTGATCGCGGCCATCGACGGCACGCTTCCCCAGCGCTGCTTCCAGAGCTCGTCGGCACGGGCGATGGGATCGAACGAGAGACTGAGCGGCTTCGGCACGGACCAGACCCTACCGGCGGGTCAGATGCCGGTCAGCCCTGTCTCGCCCTTCGGTCCGGCGAGGCGGACGGCGGGACAGGGCGACCGGCACGCGTCAGTCGGCCAGGTGGCGCTCGACGGTCTCCACCTTGGACGTCAGCCCGTCCTCCACGCCCGGACGGATGTCCGCCTTGAGGACGAGGGAGACGCGCGGCGCGCGGGCCTCCACGGCGGCCACGGCGCGCTTGACCACGTCCATGACCTCGTCCCACTCCCCCTCGACCGAGGTGAACATCGCGTCGGTGCGGTTCGGCAGCCCGGACTCGCGGACCACCCGGACGGCGTCGGCGACGTACTCCCCCACGTCCTCGCCGACGCCCAGCGGCGTCACGGAGAAGGCGACGATCACGCGTTCACGGTCCCTTCCTTGCGGGCGCGCGTCGCGATCACCGCGTCCTCGGTCTCCCGCTTGAGCCGCCGCTCGGCGAAGAAGCCGCCGGTCGGCAGGACCGACATGACGAAGTAGTACGCCGCGGTGCCCAGCGGCCACTTCGCCCGGTTCCAGGCGTCGGCCCAGAAGATCGCGTAGAGGACGAAGAGGAAGCCGTGGACCGCGCCCATGACCGGCACGGCGTTGAACTCGGTGGTCCGCTTCAGGACCGAGCAGACGAGCAGCAGCAGGAACGAGATCGCTTCGGGGCCCGAGACCAGGCGGAGGCGTCGGAGTGCGGAGGCGGTCTTGATGTCCACGGGTCACCTTCGGGTGGGAGAGACGTCGGTGTCGATGGTGCGGTTGGCTTGTGAACGCGCGCACAAGCGCGTCCATTGTGACAAACCCGGTGAGTGATCACCGCAGGGGGTCGGGGACGGGCCCGTAGGGGTCCGGGTGCGTCCGTACGGGTCGGATGAGGGTCGGATCAGGGTCCGGTCCCCCCTTCGGGGCCTGTCGGCGGGGTCCGGCGGCGGTTACCGTCGCAGCGTGGCGATGTTCCGACTTCAGAGCAGCAAGGTGCTCGCCGTCGACATGACCGGGGACGCCGTGAAGGCGAAGAACGGCTCCATGGTCGCGTACGACGGGCAGATGGCCTTCAAGAAGCTCACGGGTGGCGGCGAGGGCGTCCGGGGGATGGTGACCCGGCGGCTCACGGGCGAGCAGATGACGCTCATGGAGGTGAGGGGCCACGGCACCTGCTTCTTCGCCGACCGCGCCTCCGAGATCAACCTGGTGGCCCTGACCGGGGAGAAGCTGTACGTCGAGTCCAGCAACCTGCTGGCGACCGACGGGGGTCTGCGCACGGGCACCGCCTTCACCGGCCTGCGCGGCGCCTCCCAGGGCAACGGACTGTTCACGACCACCGTCGAGGGGCACGGCCAGGCCGCGATCATGTCGGACGGCCCCGCCGTGCTGCTGCGGGTCAGCCCGCAGTACCCGCTGACGGTCGACCCGGGCGCGTACGTCGCGCACCGGGGCAGCCTGCGGCAGTCGTTCCAGTCGGGCGTGACCTTCCGCACGCTGATGGGCGAGGGCGGCGGCGAGGCCTTCCAGATCCGCTTCGAGGGCGACGGGGTGGTCTACGTCCAGCCCAGTGAGCGCAACACGATCGCGGGAGACGTCTGACATGGGTTTCCGGGAGATCAACTCCAAGATGATCGAGGCGACCGTCGCCCCCGGCCGGCGGCTGTTCAGCCAGCGCGGCGCGATGCTCGCCTACAAGGGCGAGGTCAGCTTCACTCCGAACCTGCGCGGCGGCCAGGGCGGGGTGATGTCGATGATCGGCCGGCGCGTGGCGAACGAGGACACGCCCCTGATGACCGTCGAGGGCGACGGCACGGTGCTGTTCGGGCACGGCGGCCACCACATCCAGGTGATCCACCTCTCCGGGGACACCCTGTACGTCGAGGCGGACCGGCTGCTGGCCTTCGAGGGGACGCTGGAGCAGGGCACGGTGTTCCTGGGTTCGCAGGGCGGGGTGATGGGCATGGTCCGGGGCCAGGTCTCCGGTCAGGGCCTGTTCACCACCACCCTCAAGGGGCACGGCGCGGTCGCCGTGATGGCCCACGGCGGGGTGATCGAGGTGCCGATCACCCCGCGGCACCCGGTGCGCGTCGACCCGCAGGCGTACGTCGCCCACCACGGCGACGTGCGCAACAAGCTGTCGACGGCGCTCGGCTGGCGGGACATGGTGGGACGCGGCTCCGGAGAGGCTTTCCAGCTGGAGCTGAGCGGCAGCGGCGCGGTCTACGTCCAGGCCTCGGAGGAGAAGCTGTGAGCACGTACGGAACGCCCGGCGCCGGGCCGGCGGTCTTCGACCCGACGACGCTGCCCTCCGACGACAACGTCAACGACTACACCTTCTGCGTGGAGCTCAAGGGGACCCAGTGGTTCCTGCAGAAGGGGAAGATGATCGCCTACTACGGCGCCATCGAGTTCAACGGCATCGGGCACGGGCGACTCGACCGACTTGTCCGTGCCTCGTTCCATTCGCCACTGCACGCATCCGACTGGGTCGTGGCGGAGGGCTCGGGCAGGATGCTCCTCGCCGACCGGGCCTTCGACGTCAATTCCTACGACTTGGACGATGGCAATCTGACCATTCGCTCGGGCAACTTGCTCGCTTTTCAGCCAAGCTTGTCACTGAAGCAGTCGATCGTGCCAGGTTTCCTGACACTGATCGGAACCGGAAAGTTCGTGGCGGCATCCAACGGTCCGGTGGTGTTCATGGAACCCCCGATCAGGGTGGACCCGCAGGCGCTGGTCGGATGGGCGGACTGCCCGTCCCCGTGCCACCACTACGACCACGGCTACATGACCGGCCTGCTGGGCGGTCTACGTGCGATGACGGGCCTGGGCGGGGCCTCCGGCGAGGAGCACCAGTTCGAGTTCGTCGGGGCGGGCACGGTGCTGCTGCAGTCGTCCGAGGCGCTGATGACGGAGCAGGCCACGGGGGCGCCGCCGCGGGAGCCCGGGGTGCCCGGAGGGGGCGGACCGGGCGGGTCCGGACCGGCCGGAAGCGGACCGCGCCTTCCCGGACAGCTGGGAGACCTGCAGCGTCACTTCGGGCTGTGAGCGGTAATGTGCGGGGGGTGACATCGAACGCCTGCACGTGGCGTCACCCGGAAGCCCTATTAGTTCGCCTTTCAACTTCCTTAGGTAGACTTCATTCATGGAGACCGAGACGGCCACCCGCTGGCTGACCCATACGGAGCAGTGCGCCTGGCGCACCCACCTGGAGGTCAACAAGCTGCTGACCTACCAGCTCGAGAAGGATCTGCAGCCGTTCGGCCTGACAATGAACGACTACGAGATCCTGGTGAACCTGTCCGAATCGGAGGACCGGCGGATGCGGATGAGCGACCTCGCCTCCGCCACGATGCAGTCCAAGAGCCGCCTCTCCCACCAGATCACCCGGATGGAGAACGCCCACCTGGTCCGCCGGGAGAACTGCGAGTCCGACCGCCGCGGACTCTACGCCGTCCTCACCGACCACGGCATGGAGACGATGCAGAAGGTCGCCCCGCACCACGTGGCGTCGGTGCGCCGGCACTTCATCGACCTGCTCCCCTCCGAGGCGCTGATCGAGCTCGACAAGGCCCTCAAGCCCATCGCGGAGCACCTGCGGGGGCAGCGGGGACGCCTCTGACGTCCCCCTGACGTCCCCTACTGCGGGGGCGTCCCCCGGTCCGCGCCGGCGAGCGGCAGGCGGAGCGCGAAGAGGGCTCCGCCCGCCGGCGCCGCGCCCGCGGTGAGCGTGCCGCCGTGCCGTACGGCCACGTCCCGCGCGATGGCCAGGCCCAGCCCGGCCCCGCCGTCGTCCCGGCTGCGCGCCGCGTCCAGCCGTACGAACCGCTCGAAGATCCGTTCGCGGTCCGCCTCGGCCACACCCTCGCCGTCGTCGGCGACGCCCACCACGGCCCAGCCGCCCTCCCGGCGCACGGTCACCGTGATCCGCTCGCGGGCGTGCCGCTCCGCGTTGTCCAGCAGGTTGGCGAGCACCCGCCCGAGCTGACCGCGCGACCCGGAGACCTCGACGGGCTCCGCCTCCACCGTGACGCCCTCGCGCCCCGCGGCCTCCTCGCGGGCCAGCGCGGCCAGGTCCACCCGGGTGTCGGCGGGCCGCTCCCCCGCGTCCAGCCGGGCGAGCAGCAGCAGGTCGGCGGCGAGGTTCTGCAGCCGCACGGTGTCCTCGACGGCGCCGTCCAGATCGAGCAGTCCGGGGTGGGCGGCCGCGACCTCCAGCTGGGTGCGCAGGGAGGCGATGGGGCTGCGCAGCTCGTGCGAGGCGTCGGCGACGAACCTGCGCTGCCGCTCCACGGAGGTCTCCAGGGCGGCGAGCGTGGCGTTGGTGGTCCGGGCGAGCCGGGCGATCTCGTCGTGCGTCGCCGGTTCGGGGACCCGGCGGCCCAGGTCCTCGGAGGCGGTGATCGCGGCCATCTCCCGTCGGATGCCCTCGACCGGGCGCAGGGCCCGCCCGGTGACCAGCCAGGTCACCGAGGCGACGACGCCGAGCAGCAGCGGGAAGCCGATGAGCATGGAGGTCAGCGCGGTGCCCACGGCGCTGTGCTCGGCGGCCAGCGGGGAACCCGCGTGGACGGTGAGGCGGCCCCGGTCGGGGGTCTCCACCTCCACGGCGGCGAAGCGGTAGTCCTCGGTGTCGCCGTCGATGGTGGCGGTGCCGTTGGTGAAGCTCGCCCTCTGCGCGATCTCGCCGGGGGCGAGGGACTCGTCGTCGTCCGAGCGGCCGGAGTCGTCGTCACCGCCGTCGTCGTCCCGGTCGTCGTCGCCGTCGTCGTCACGGTCGTCGTCCGCGCCGGGCCGGGTCGGCGCGGGTGTCACCTCGGCGGTGCCCGTCCCGGTGATCCGCTCCAGGTCCTCGGAGACGGCGAGCAGGACGCCGTCCTCGTCGGTGATCTGCACGGGGGTGTCCTCGGCGTCGAGGCCGGAGAGCTTGTCGAGGGGCGTACGGGCGGCCAGTTCGGAGGCGACGGCCTGCGCGGAGCGCTCCGCCCGGGTGCCCGCCTCGCCGGTCAGGTTGGCGCGCAGGGACAGCAGGAGGGCGGTGCCGGCGGCGACGAGGGCCACGGCGACGACGAGCGTGGCGCCGAGCGTCGCCCGGGAACGGACCGAGCCGAACAGCCGGCTCACGGCGCCGTCTCCAGCCGGTAGCCGGCGCCGCGCACCGTGCGGATGAGGTCCGCGCGCAGTTTGCGGCGCAGGGCGCTGACGTAGACCTCGACGATGTTGGGGTCGCCCTCGTAGGCGAAGTCCCAGACGTGCTCGAGGATGTCGGCCTTGGACACCACCTCGCCGGCCCGCAGCACCAGGTGCTCGAGGACCGAGAACTCCTTGGCCGTCAGCTCGGTCTCGTCGTCGCCGAGCCACACCCGGCGGGCGGCGGTGTCCACCTTCAGGTCGCCGTGCACATGGACCGGGGACGCGCCCGCGGCCCTCCGGCGGCGCAGCAGCGCCTTCACCCGGGCGACGAGCACCACGTAGGAGAACGGCTTGGTGAGGTAGTCGTCGGCGCCGGTGTCCAGGCCCTCGGCCTCGTCGTACTCGCCGTCCTTGGCGGTGAGCATCAGGATCGGCACCTCGTGCCCGGCGGCGCGCAGGGCGGCGCACACCCGGTAGCCGTTGAGGCCGGGCAGCATGATGTCGAGGATCACCAGGTCGTACGGTTCCGTCGTGGCCCGGTCCAGCCCTTCCCGGCCGTCGTGCACGACGTCGACCGCGTACCCCTCGGCGGTGAGGCCTCTGGCGAGGGAGAGGGCGAGGCGCTTTTCGTCCTCGACGATCAGGAGTCGAAAGGGGCGGCGCGAAGCGCCTCCCTCAGGGTGGTGGTGGGAGACGGGTGGGCGCATGCGGTCCAGGGTCGCAAAGGGAAGCTGAAGATCACTTCAGGCTGCTTCAGCTTCCGCTCAGCGTCGGTCGGCGACATTGATGTCGTACAGCGCGAAGCACACCGACTCGGGAGGAACGCACATGAAGCGCAACATCGTGATCGCCGTCGTCACGGCCGCGGCTCTGGTGGGCGGAGGCACGGCGACGGCCCTCGCGGTCGCGGGGGACGACGACACGGCGTCGGTGACGCGGACGGACGACGACAGGGACGAGCGCGACGACCGCGGTGAGGACCGCTCCGACGACCGCGACGACCGCGCCGAGGGCGGTTCCGACGACCGCGACGACGACGGCGACGACGACGCCGCCCGTGCCGCCGCCCCCGGCGAGGTGACCGCCGCCGAGGCCATCGCCGCCGCGCTGAAGCACACTCCGGGCACGGCGGTCTCCGCCGAACTGGACGACGGCTCCTGGGAGATCGACGTCCTCGGCAGGGGTGACACCTGGCACAGCGTCAGGATCGACCCGGACAGCGGCAAGGTGCTGGACGCCCAGAAGGACGACGAGGACGACGCCGCGGAGGCGCGCGCCGCGCTGAAGAACGCCACGGTGACGGCCGAACAGGCCGCGAAGGCCGCCGCGTCCAAGGGCACGGTCGTCTCCGTCGACCTGGACGACGACGGCGACGACCGGGGCTGGGAGGCGGAGACGCGCGCCTCCGGCGGGGACGAGCGGGACTGGAACGTCGATCCGGGGACGGCGTCCGTCACGGCCGACCGCGGCGACGACTCCGGCGACGACTCCGACGACGACTGACGGTCCCTGAGGCTGCGCCCCGGCCTCCCCGGCCCTGACACGCCTCGTCCTCAACCGCCGGACGGACTGGGAATCAGCCCTTCCGGCGTTTGAGGAGCGGGGTCCGGGGCCGAGCCCCGGCTCGGGAAGGGGGGGGCGGTCAGCTGCCGGTCAGCCCCTCGACCAGTTCGTCCGCCGCCCGGTACGGATCAAGATCCCCCGCGATGATGCGCTCGGCGAGTGCGCCGAGGCGGCGGTCGCCGTGGAGGTCGCCGATGCGTTCGCGGAGGGCGGTGACGGCGATGGTCTCGACCTCGCGGGCGGCGCGGGCCAGGCGGCGTTCCGCGAGGACGCCGCGCTCCTCCATCCAGGCGCGGTG from Streptomyces sp. DH-12 carries:
- a CDS encoding response regulator transcription factor, producing MRPPVSHHHPEGGASRRPFRLLIVEDEKRLALSLARGLTAEGYAVDVVHDGREGLDRATTEPYDLVILDIMLPGLNGYRVCAALRAAGHEVPILMLTAKDGEYDEAEGLDTGADDYLTKPFSYVVLVARVKALLRRRRAAGASPVHVHGDLKVDTAARRVWLGDDETELTAKEFSVLEHLVLRAGEVVSKADILEHVWDFAYEGDPNIVEVYVSALRRKLRADLIRTVRGAGYRLETAP
- a CDS encoding HAMP domain-containing sensor histidine kinase; this encodes MSRLFGSVRSRATLGATLVVAVALVAAGTALLLSLRANLTGEAGTRAERSAQAVASELAARTPLDKLSGLDAEDTPVQITDEDGVLLAVSEDLERITGTGTAEVTPAPTRPGADDDRDDDGDDDRDDDGGDDDSGRSDDDESLAPGEIAQRASFTNGTATIDGDTEDYRFAAVEVETPDRGRLTVHAGSPLAAEHSAVGTALTSMLIGFPLLLGVVASVTWLVTGRALRPVEGIRREMAAITASEDLGRRVPEPATHDEIARLARTTNATLAALETSVERQRRFVADASHELRSPIASLRTQLEVAAAHPGLLDLDGAVEDTVRLQNLAADLLLLARLDAGERPADTRVDLAALAREEAAGREGVTVEAEPVEVSGSRGQLGRVLANLLDNAERHARERITVTVRREGGWAVVGVADDGEGVAEADRERIFERFVRLDAARSRDDGGAGLGLAIARDVAVRHGGTLTAGAAPAGGALFALRLPLAGADRGTPPQ
- a CDS encoding PepSY domain-containing protein; this translates as MKRNIVIAVVTAAALVGGGTATALAVAGDDDTASVTRTDDDRDERDDRGEDRSDDRDDRAEGGSDDRDDDGDDDAARAAAPGEVTAAEAIAAALKHTPGTAVSAELDDGSWEIDVLGRGDTWHSVRIDPDSGKVLDAQKDDEDDAAEARAALKNATVTAEQAAKAAASKGTVVSVDLDDDGDDRGWEAETRASGGDERDWNVDPGTASVTADRGDDSGDDSDDD